The Aptenodytes patagonicus chromosome 15, bAptPat1.pri.cur, whole genome shotgun sequence genome has a segment encoding these proteins:
- the TCTN2 gene encoding tectonic-2, whose translation MAAALLGALLLLLAAPCPGQRAWDAVFQPSFIHMSGPRVNSFFLGNSSGVNFSIILSPIDEETGKSQLANCSGSKRAGDWNLNVTPGMNTSKVTISLTRNLQLCLPNATDCCTTPLCVVETLQVLACHDSVMLAHLLIQAEIYANSSFTGNVSENATIIPNQVFQPLGSCPCDLTAGACDVRCCCDLECTPDLKQLFNESCFTGVFGGDVNPPFDQLCSSQSMEYTPDWFPFLCVQSPLNNTPFLGYFYHGSTSTPRVPLFKIPLQTSPGKLFTGYRQGDPIMTEENEYFTIPQQSMAGQCVGNAPVAYLQNFDVKCLTNLASYKEGLPHDVRINSGAGDFIQQNVIYRTITDTGKFITESESLHTAEVLCQNVTFAEHYTFIWKDKNIEQINVTVFLGSLCDGEILTQRFTVKFLSLKSTNATELFGNPGYQVGKPVRAANMNASDPFGSLNIWQTAGRGLCTSAAYTPVLFGLDSLSGCILEVGINEDCGLLRGKVTEKLNSLIQATHIGKRDNSSYSDLNDWVEIIRLDPFNSATNVSSGSLQGICLDIPANLNIRIIFADVGAVQGIPQQEILAVQISYSTVIWQFQCGLICENSISFLPITASVQFIKVPAQPPIPMTRFQINYTEFDCNRNDVCWPQLLYPLTRFYTGEPYSQCLAKGLSLAFLVLLAAIMSNPWFSKLWNSSLV comes from the exons GAAAATCGCAACTTGCAAATTGCAGTGGAAGTAAAAGAGCTGGTGACTGGAATTTGAATGTAACACCTGGTATG aaCACTTCCAAAGTGACTATAAGCTTGACTAGAAATCTGCAGTTGTGTTTGCCAAATGCCACTGACTGCTGCACAACACCTCTCTGTGTGGTTGAAACACTTCAGGTTTTAGCTTGCCATGATTCAGTGATGTTGGCACATCTCCTGATTCAAGCTGAAATATATGCCAACTCTTCCTTTACAGGAAATGTGTCAG AAAATGCAACTATCATCCCAAACCAGGTGTTTCAGCCATTGGGCTCTTGTCCTTGTGACTTGACAGCTGGAGCTTGTGATGTTCGTTGTTGCTGTGATCTG gaaTGTACACCAGACTTGAAGCAGTTATTCAATGAATCATGTTTCACTGGAGTGTTTGGTGGGGATGTAAACCCACCTTTTGATCAGCTGTGCTCTTCTCAGTCAATGGAATATACCCCTGATTGGTTTCCCTTTCTTTGTGTACAGTCTCCTCTTAACAATACACCATTTCTTGGCTACTTTTATCATGGCTCCAC TTCTACACCCAGAGTTCCTCTGTTTAAGATCCCTTTACAAACTTCTCCTGGGAAACTTTTCACTGGTTACAGACAAGGAGATCCAATtatgacagaagaaaatgagtattttacCATTCCCCAG CAATCCATGGCTGGACAGTGTGTTGGAAATGCCCCTGTAGCGTATCTCCAGAACTTTGATGTCAAATGCCTGACCAATCTAGCATCTTACAAGGAGGGACTGCCCCATGATGTGAGGATAAACAGTGGTGCTGGAG ACTTCATCCAACAAAATGTCATCTATAGGACCATCACCGACACGGGCAAATTCATCACTGAAAGTG aaaGCCTTCATACTGCTGAGGTTCTGTGTCAAAATGTAACTTTTGCAGAGCATTATACGTTCATTTGGAAAGACAAGAACATAGAGCAAATAAATGTCACAGTCTTCCTCGGAAGTTTGTGTGATGGAG aaATACTGACACAGAGATTCACAGTCAAATTTCTAAGTTTAAAGAGTACTAATGCAACAGAACTGTTTGGGAATCCAG GTTATCAAGTTGGAAAACCAGTGAGAGCTGCAAATATGAATGCTTCTGATCCTTTTGGAAGCCTCAACATTTGGCAGACAG cTGGCAGAGGTTTATGTACGTCGGCAGCTTATACACCAGTTTTATTCGGATTAGATTCACTCTCTGGGTGCATTCTAGAAGTTGGTATTAATGAAGATTGCGGCCTTTTAAG AGGAAAGGTAACTGAGAAACTGAATTCATTAATACAAGCTACTCACATCGGAAAGAGGGACAATTCAAGTTACAGTGATCTAAATGACTGGGTGGAAATTATAC GTCTTGATCCATTTAATTCTGCTACCAATGTGAGCAGTGGAAGCTTACAAGGCATTTGTCTAGATATTCCTGCAAATCTGAATATTCGCATAATCTTTGCTGATGTGGGTGCAGTACAAGGGATTCCCCAGCAAGAGATTCTTGCTGTGCAGATCAG TTACTCAACAGTAATATGGCAATTCCAGTGCGGGCTTATCTGTGAAAACAGCATCAGctttcttcccatcactgctTCTGTTCAGTTTATTAAAGTGCCAGCTCAGCCACCTATTCCAATGACAAG atttcagaTTAATTATACAGAATTTGACTGCAATCGAAATGATGTGTGCTGGCCACAACTTCTTTATCCATTGACACGGTTTTACACAG gagaacCATATTCCCAGTGTCTTGCTAAAGGCCTGTCATTGGCATTTCTTGTCTTACTTGCAGCAATTATGAGTAACCCTTGGTTTTCTAAATTATGGAACAGTTCTTTGgtttaa